The following proteins come from a genomic window of Fontisubflavum oceani:
- a CDS encoding glutathione S-transferase family protein, translated as MADLSAFPITSRWPAANPDVIQLYSFPTPNGVKVSIALEEMGLPYEAHKVTLSDTDVKSDAFLSLNPNNKIPAIVDPDGPGGAPIGLFESGAILIYLAEKSGKLIGDTPAEKYKAIQWVMFQMGGIGPMFGQLGYFSKFAGAEIEDPRPRQRYVDEAKRLLAVLDKELADKDWIIGSYSIADIAIAPWLRGLDFYGVKEAVGWDSFPNVVAYLDRFLARPAVQTGLVTPPRD; from the coding sequence ATGGCCGATCTCTCCGCTTTTCCGATCACATCCCGCTGGCCTGCCGCCAATCCGGACGTCATTCAACTTTATTCCTTTCCCACCCCAAATGGCGTGAAAGTCTCCATCGCGCTTGAAGAAATGGGGCTGCCCTATGAGGCGCATAAAGTCACGCTTTCCGATACCGATGTGAAAAGCGACGCCTTCTTGTCGCTGAACCCAAACAACAAAATCCCCGCGATTGTCGATCCCGATGGACCCGGCGGCGCTCCCATTGGGCTGTTCGAGTCGGGGGCCATTCTGATCTATCTGGCAGAGAAATCCGGCAAACTCATCGGCGACACACCTGCCGAGAAATACAAAGCGATCCAGTGGGTGATGTTCCAAATGGGCGGCATCGGCCCGATGTTCGGGCAGCTTGGCTATTTCTCAAAATTTGCCGGTGCCGAAATCGAAGACCCCCGTCCGCGCCAACGCTATGTGGATGAAGCCAAACGCCTTCTTGCGGTGCTCGACAAAGAATTGGCAGACAAAGACTGGATTATCGGCAGCTACTCCATTGCCGATATCGCCATCGCCCCCTGGCTGCGCGGGCTCGACTTCTATGGTGTGAAAGAGGCCGTGGGTTGGGACAGCTTCCCCAATGTGGTCGCGTATCTCGACCGGTTCCTTGCCCGCCCGGCGGTTCAGACCGGCCTTGTCACCCCGCCGCGCGACTAA